The Bacteroidota bacterium genome includes a window with the following:
- a CDS encoding XdhC family protein, translating into MRELLQILHKAGQLADAGQKFALATVVKIGGSTYRRPGARMLISASGERWGALSGGCLEGEVAQQALEVMASGHPRLIPFNLAEDDIVLGFGTGCNGVVHVLIQPLEPAATNTVIDALQHAVYHRRTSVMATIIEAASSTTAANDPGLGDHLLIDESNHVGPSNLGVSIKHAVALESNGFLEAELSNPQMYLWHTRKFITPDCTYQVLFEFVRPPAKLFIFGEGYDVHAVVAQGALMGWEVVIVGRKPVDVLKDRFQLATDWKFLMHPEDVAANIQTDLRCAALVMNHTYSRDRAIMHHLLQTNIPYIGMLGPRERTQDMLTADEAFLTPSEEDQDRIFGPVGLDIGTETPEEIALSAISEIQAVLHKRAGASLRQRNSPIHSTRSPLQVSS; encoded by the coding sequence ATGAGAGAATTACTACAAATCCTGCATAAAGCCGGCCAATTGGCTGATGCGGGTCAGAAATTTGCCCTTGCTACCGTCGTAAAAATTGGCGGCTCAACCTACCGACGTCCGGGCGCCCGTATGCTCATCTCTGCGTCTGGCGAACGTTGGGGCGCTTTAAGCGGGGGTTGCCTGGAAGGCGAAGTAGCACAACAGGCCCTTGAAGTTATGGCCTCCGGGCATCCGCGCCTTATCCCTTTCAACCTTGCAGAGGATGATATAGTGCTTGGATTTGGAACAGGCTGCAACGGGGTTGTGCATGTCCTCATCCAACCCCTGGAACCGGCAGCCACCAACACGGTGATTGATGCCCTGCAACACGCAGTTTATCACAGACGCACGAGCGTGATGGCAACCATCATTGAAGCAGCGTCCTCAACAACTGCGGCAAATGATCCCGGGCTCGGCGATCACCTGCTGATAGATGAAAGTAACCACGTGGGCCCTTCAAACCTGGGGGTATCCATTAAACACGCAGTGGCATTGGAGAGCAACGGTTTTCTCGAAGCGGAACTGTCCAATCCACAAATGTATTTGTGGCATACGCGGAAGTTTATCACACCAGATTGTACTTACCAAGTGTTGTTTGAATTTGTGCGTCCTCCGGCAAAGCTCTTCATTTTTGGCGAAGGATACGACGTACATGCCGTTGTCGCTCAAGGTGCCCTGATGGGCTGGGAAGTTGTAATTGTTGGCCGCAAACCGGTAGATGTATTAAAAGACCGGTTTCAGTTGGCTACCGACTGGAAATTTCTCATGCATCCAGAAGATGTGGCAGCCAATATTCAAACAGACCTGCGCTGCGCTGCCCTTGTGATGAATCACACGTACAGCCGCGATCGGGCCATAATGCACCATTTGCTGCAAACCAACATTCCCTACATAGGCATGTTGGGGCCCCGTGAAAGAACACAAGATATGTTGACGGCTGATGAAGCCTTTCTTACGCCTTCGGAAGAAGATCAGGACAGGATATTTGGGCCGGTTGGCCTTGATATTGGTACTGAAACACCAGAAGAAATTGCGCTCTCAGCTATTTCTGAAATACAGGCGGTACTACACAAACGGGCCGGCGCTTCGCTGCGCCAGCGCAACAGCCCCATTCATAGTACACGCTCTCCGCTGCAAGTCTCTTCATGA
- a CDS encoding carbon monoxide dehydrogenase subunit G encodes MDLNGDQLLSGTPTQVYDLLQDPEVLAAVMPGCDTLNRIDDDTFEGVIKAKLGPISSTYKAKFKLSDRNPPHSYQLKIDGQGPGGFVQGYTKISLSEEAEGTRLTYTGEATVGGKIASIGQRLVESGAKIIIKQGFKALKTEIENSL; translated from the coding sequence GTGGATCTAAACGGTGATCAGTTATTGTCGGGCACACCGACACAAGTTTACGACCTGCTGCAAGACCCCGAAGTGCTCGCGGCTGTAATGCCAGGCTGCGATACCCTCAACCGCATAGACGACGACACGTTCGAAGGTGTCATCAAAGCGAAGCTGGGTCCAATTTCCAGTACTTACAAAGCCAAATTCAAACTAAGCGATCGCAATCCACCCCACAGCTACCAATTGAAGATAGACGGCCAGGGCCCGGGAGGCTTTGTGCAGGGGTACACTAAAATATCTCTTTCAGAAGAAGCAGAAGGGACGCGCCTTACCTACACGGGCGAAGCAACGGTCGGCGGTAAAATTGCAAGTATCGGACAGCGCCTTGTAGAATCCGGCGCAAAAATCATCATCAAACAAGGATTCAAAGCGCTTAAAACCGAAATTGAAAATAGCCTGTAG
- a CDS encoding nucleotidyltransferase family protein: MSRQGDKSEQGVTAIVLAAGISRRMGADNKLLLPFKGQPLVFRVVSAVCKADIARCIVVLGHEAARVKAALQGLPVEFVVNEAFAEGMGTSISVGVKKAGVATAGFLVCLSDMPLITTEEYNAIIHQFETSVARNPAVIVRPNHAGQPGNPVLLASEHRVAMEEQRGAAGCKPIVQQHIDQVVYVETSTDHVLQDADTPEAYAAMRINSKKAG; the protein is encoded by the coding sequence TTGAGCAGGCAGGGAGATAAATCGGAGCAGGGGGTAACGGCCATTGTACTTGCAGCCGGCATATCACGCCGGATGGGTGCTGACAACAAGCTCCTGTTACCGTTTAAAGGCCAGCCGCTTGTATTCCGTGTGGTTTCAGCCGTGTGTAAAGCTGATATCGCGCGTTGCATTGTTGTGCTCGGCCACGAAGCGGCGCGCGTCAAAGCTGCCTTGCAGGGCCTGCCCGTAGAGTTTGTGGTCAATGAAGCGTTTGCCGAAGGTATGGGGACGTCAATCAGCGTCGGTGTTAAAAAAGCGGGTGTGGCAACTGCAGGATTTCTCGTGTGTCTGTCTGATATGCCGTTGATTACAACCGAAGAATACAACGCCATTATCCACCAGTTTGAAACAAGTGTTGCCAGAAATCCAGCGGTAATAGTGCGGCCAAACCATGCTGGTCAACCCGGGAATCCGGTATTGCTGGCTTCTGAACACCGGGTTGCAATGGAAGAGCAACGGGGTGCAGCCGGCTGCAAACCTATCGTGCAGCAGCACATCGATCAGGTCGTTTACGTCGAAACATCAACTGACCATGTTTTACAAGATGCAGATACTCCGGAAGCTTATGCTGCGATGCGGATCAATAGTAAAAAAGCGGGTTGA
- a CDS encoding (2Fe-2S)-binding protein: protein MTQSIKVSVNGVEHAAEVEPRTLLVDFLREHLSLTGTHVGCDTSQCGACTVHVNGTSVKSCTMFAVQADGSEVTTIEGMATNGTLHPLQAGFKQEHGLQCGFCTPGVIMAAADLLKHNPDPSEGEIRHALEGNYCRCTGYQNIVKAIQTAAANM, encoded by the coding sequence ATGACGCAATCCATCAAAGTCTCCGTGAATGGCGTTGAGCATGCCGCGGAGGTCGAACCTCGTACCCTGCTTGTAGATTTTCTGAGAGAGCACCTCTCTCTGACCGGTACCCATGTTGGCTGCGACACAAGCCAATGCGGTGCCTGCACTGTTCACGTCAACGGCACTTCGGTAAAATCTTGTACCATGTTTGCCGTTCAGGCAGATGGTAGCGAAGTGACCACAATCGAAGGCATGGCCACCAATGGCACCTTGCATCCGCTGCAGGCGGGCTTTAAACAAGAGCATGGCTTGCAATGCGGCTTCTGTACCCCAGGCGTCATTATGGCTGCAGCCGACCTCCTCAAACACAATCCTGATCCATCCGAAGGTGAAATCAGGCATGCGCTGGAAGGGAATTACTGTCGGTGCACAGGCTACCAAAATATCGTAAAGGCCATCCAAACGGCAGCAGCAAACATGTAG
- a CDS encoding sulfurtransferase, translating into MPSSYQTLVSVQALGQNLTNPNWIVVDCRFSLKDTEQGRRAYSEGHIPGARYAHLDDDLSGSIIPGQTGRHPFPEPAQFAAKLGSWGIRTDTQVIAYDDMGGAIAARLWIMLRWLGHNNVAVLDGGWPAWLAADLPSESDTPAITPTVFTPTTQKAMLANTEAVEQATTNDNICLLDARAAARYAGEHEPIDPVAGHIPSALSFPWADNLGPDGHFRSADELRTRFAAVDTGNSISYCGSGVTAAHNLLAIAHAGLPSPRLYHGSWSAWITDSHHKIAKSDT; encoded by the coding sequence ATGCCCTCATCTTATCAAACCCTGGTTTCGGTGCAAGCCCTTGGACAAAATCTTACCAATCCAAACTGGATTGTCGTGGACTGCAGGTTTTCCCTAAAAGACACCGAACAAGGCCGGCGCGCTTACTCCGAAGGGCACATCCCCGGTGCACGGTATGCGCATCTGGACGATGACTTGTCTGGCTCTATTATTCCCGGACAAACCGGCCGACACCCATTCCCTGAGCCGGCGCAATTTGCAGCCAAACTTGGCAGCTGGGGTATTCGCACAGATACACAAGTGATTGCATACGACGACATGGGCGGTGCTATTGCCGCGCGGTTGTGGATTATGCTACGCTGGCTCGGACACAACAACGTTGCCGTGCTCGACGGCGGCTGGCCGGCCTGGCTTGCAGCAGACCTCCCTTCCGAATCAGACACGCCTGCAATTACTCCAACTGTCTTCACCCCCACAACGCAGAAGGCGATGCTTGCAAATACGGAAGCAGTTGAGCAGGCCACTACAAATGATAACATCTGCCTGCTAGATGCACGGGCTGCTGCCCGATATGCCGGCGAGCACGAGCCCATTGACCCTGTAGCTGGCCATATACCGTCTGCTCTTTCTTTTCCCTGGGCTGACAATCTTGGGCCTGATGGGCACTTCCGATCTGCAGACGAACTACGGACCCGCTTTGCGGCTGTGGATACCGGCAACAGCATCAGCTACTGTGGATCCGGTGTAACTGCTGCGCACAATCTGCTGGCCATTGCACATGCCGGCCTCCCTTCCCCCCGGCTCTACCACGGATCGTGGAGTGCATGGATAACCGATTCGCACCACAAAATCGCCAAATCTGATACCTAA